One window of Bacillus alkalicellulosilyticus genomic DNA carries:
- the glsA gene encoding glutaminase A yields MECQKLAYLEQIVEEIRPLTKQGKVATYIPALGHANPNTLAIAIYEGEGNCFSAGNISEKFTLQSVSKILSLALALQEHGEDYVFSKVGMEPTGDPFNSIAKLETSVPSKPLNPMINAGALAVTAMLPGKDTDEKLKNLLDFIHQLSGNSKITYNEEVAQSEFETANLNRSLCYFMKSHGVIEGDIEDLLDLYTKQCAIEVDCNDLAHMGWVLGNKGFNPITQKKVLSHDISRIVKTFMVTCGMYNDSGEFAIKVGIPAKSGVAGGILCAVPNGPGIGIYGPALDNKGNSLGGIKLLERISAERNLSIF; encoded by the coding sequence ATGGAATGTCAAAAACTTGCTTACTTAGAACAAATAGTTGAGGAAATAAGGCCCTTAACAAAACAAGGAAAAGTCGCGACATACATACCGGCGCTAGGACATGCTAATCCGAATACGTTAGCAATTGCAATCTATGAAGGTGAAGGAAACTGTTTCTCAGCAGGGAATATATCCGAAAAATTCACATTGCAAAGCGTATCAAAAATATTATCGCTCGCGCTAGCTCTTCAAGAACATGGTGAAGATTATGTTTTTTCAAAGGTTGGTATGGAACCAACAGGAGACCCTTTTAACTCTATCGCAAAACTCGAGACTAGTGTTCCTTCTAAACCTCTCAATCCTATGATTAATGCAGGTGCACTTGCCGTTACTGCGATGTTACCTGGTAAAGACACCGATGAAAAATTAAAAAACTTACTCGACTTTATCCATCAACTTTCCGGCAACTCAAAGATTACATATAACGAAGAGGTTGCCCAATCAGAATTTGAAACGGCAAATTTAAATCGTTCTCTATGTTATTTTATGAAATCGCATGGCGTCATTGAAGGGGATATTGAAGACTTATTAGACCTCTATACAAAGCAATGCGCGATTGAGGTAGATTGTAATGATTTAGCACATATGGGTTGGGTCTTAGGGAATAAAGGGTTCAATCCTATTACTCAAAAAAAAGTACTTTCTCATGATATTTCTCGAATCGTAAAAACGTTCATGGTAACTTGTGGAATGTATAATGATTCAGGAGAATTTGCGATAAAGGTTGGGATCCCAGCAAAAAGTGGAGTCGCAGGAGGGATTTTATGTGCAGTCCCAAACGGCCCAGGAATTGGAATATACGGCCCTGCTTTAGATAATAAAGGCAATAGTTTAGGTGGAATTAAGTTGCTAGAAAGAATATCAGCTGAGAGGAATCTAAGTATATTTTAA
- the typA gene encoding translational GTPase TypA — MKLREDLRNIAIIAHVDHGKTTLVDQLLKQSGTFKEHEQVDERAMDSNAIEKERGITILAKNTAINFNDKRINILDTPGHADFGGEVERIMKMVDGVLLVVDAYEGCMPQTRFVLKKALEQKLSPIVVVNKIDRDFARPLEVVDEVVDLLIDLGADEDQLDFPVVYASAINGTASMNHEQQDENMKALFETIIENVPAPVDNSEEPLQFQVSMLDYNDYLGRVGIGRVFRGTMQVGQQVALMKLDGSVKQFRVTKIFGFLGLKRIEITEAKAGDLIAVSGMEAINVGETVCPIEHQDALPILRIDEPTLKMTFLVNNSPFAGREGKFVTSRKIEERLRSQLETDVSLRVDNTDSPDVWTVSGRGELHLSILIENMRREGYELQVSKPEVIVREIDGVKCEPVERVQIDVPEEYTGAVMESLGERKGEMANMTNTGSGQVRLEFMVPSRGLIGYTTEFLSQTRGYGIINHSFDSYQPMAAGQVGGRRQGVLVSMEAGKASQYGIMQVEDRGVIFVEPGTEIYEGMIVGEHNRENDLTVNIVKMKQQTNIRSATKDQTVTMKRPRIMTLEEALEYLNEDEYCEITPESIRLRKKLLNKSERERADKKRKLAAKQ, encoded by the coding sequence ATGAAACTGCGCGAAGATCTTAGAAATATAGCAATTATTGCCCACGTTGACCACGGGAAAACGACATTAGTTGACCAATTGCTTAAGCAATCGGGAACATTCAAGGAGCATGAACAAGTAGACGAAAGAGCGATGGATTCCAATGCCATTGAAAAAGAGCGTGGAATTACAATCTTAGCTAAAAATACAGCAATTAACTTTAATGATAAACGAATTAACATCCTAGATACACCTGGCCATGCTGATTTTGGTGGTGAGGTTGAACGTATTATGAAAATGGTAGACGGTGTTTTATTAGTTGTTGATGCTTACGAGGGCTGTATGCCACAGACACGCTTTGTATTGAAAAAAGCATTAGAGCAAAAATTATCTCCTATCGTTGTTGTAAATAAAATTGATAGAGACTTTGCAAGACCGCTTGAGGTTGTTGATGAAGTTGTTGATTTATTGATTGACCTTGGGGCTGATGAAGACCAACTAGATTTTCCGGTAGTATATGCTTCTGCAATTAATGGAACGGCGAGTATGAACCATGAACAGCAGGATGAAAACATGAAAGCTTTATTTGAAACGATTATTGAAAATGTCCCTGCACCAGTGGATAACAGTGAAGAACCACTTCAGTTCCAAGTGTCTATGCTAGATTACAATGACTATCTAGGACGAGTTGGGATTGGACGAGTATTTCGTGGAACGATGCAAGTTGGACAACAAGTTGCCTTAATGAAATTAGACGGTTCAGTTAAACAGTTCCGTGTGACTAAAATTTTTGGTTTCTTAGGACTAAAAAGAATTGAAATTACAGAAGCAAAAGCAGGCGATTTAATTGCGGTTTCTGGAATGGAAGCTATCAATGTTGGTGAAACGGTATGTCCGATTGAGCATCAAGATGCACTTCCAATCCTACGTATTGATGAGCCAACTTTAAAAATGACGTTCCTTGTGAATAACAGTCCTTTTGCTGGACGTGAAGGGAAATTTGTCACAAGTCGTAAAATTGAAGAACGTCTTCGTTCTCAGTTAGAGACAGACGTGAGTTTACGTGTAGATAACACAGATTCTCCGGATGTTTGGACGGTTTCAGGTCGTGGAGAACTTCACTTATCTATTTTGATTGAAAACATGCGACGTGAAGGCTATGAGCTTCAAGTATCTAAGCCGGAAGTAATTGTTCGCGAAATTGATGGAGTGAAATGTGAACCTGTTGAACGCGTACAAATTGATGTACCTGAAGAGTATACAGGAGCTGTTATGGAATCCCTTGGTGAACGAAAAGGGGAAATGGCCAATATGACGAATACCGGTAGCGGTCAAGTTCGTCTTGAGTTTATGGTGCCTTCTCGTGGGTTAATCGGATACACAACTGAGTTCCTTTCACAAACTCGCGGATATGGAATTATTAACCATTCGTTTGACAGTTATCAGCCAATGGCAGCCGGTCAAGTTGGTGGACGTCGTCAGGGTGTTCTTGTATCAATGGAAGCTGGAAAAGCAAGTCAATACGGTATCATGCAAGTGGAAGACCGTGGAGTCATCTTCGTTGAACCAGGTACTGAAATTTACGAAGGTATGATTGTTGGGGAACATAACCGTGAAAATGATTTAACGGTTAATATTGTTAAAATGAAGCAACAAACGAATATTCGCTCAGCCACAAAAGACCAAACTGTAACGATGAAAAGACCTCGTATCATGACACTTGAAGAGGCTCTTGAGTATTTAAATGAAGATGAATATTGTGAAATTACACCAGAATCCATTCGTTTACGTAAAAAGCTTTTAAATAAGTCAGAGCGTGAGCGTGCAGATAAAAAGAGAAAATTAGCAGCCAAACAATAA
- a CDS encoding UPF0223 family protein, which translates to MNFPISIDWSKEEVVDVISFFQGIEEAYAKGISREKMLRIYKRFKEIVPSKSEEKQLCKEYEEEADKKISCYHVIKAAKENPEKTIIKM; encoded by the coding sequence ATGAACTTTCCCATTTCAATAGACTGGAGCAAAGAAGAAGTAGTGGATGTCATTTCTTTCTTTCAAGGGATAGAAGAGGCCTACGCGAAAGGAATTAGCAGAGAGAAGATGTTGCGCATATATAAGCGCTTTAAAGAAATCGTCCCATCCAAAAGCGAAGAAAAACAATTATGCAAAGAATACGAAGAAGAAGCAGATAAAAAAATCTCATGCTACCACGTAATTAAAGCAGCCAAAGAAAACCCCGAAAAAACAATAATAAAAATGTAG
- the pyc gene encoding pyruvate carboxylase — protein MDGLTNIKKVLVANRGEIAIRIFRACTELHIRTVAIYSKEDTGSYHRYKADEAYLVGEGKKPIEAYLDIEGIIEVAKRNDVDAIHPGYGFLSENLQFAKRCKEEGIIFIGPDTEHLVMFGDKVQAREQAIKADLPVIPGSDGPVESLDEVREFASQHGFPFIIKASLGGGGRGMRIVRSEESLKESYDRAKSEAKSAFGNDEVYVEKFIENPKHIEVQILADKHGNIVHLYDRDCSVQRRHQKVVEIAPSVSLDEDLRMRICDAAVKLAKNINYINAGTVEFLVTPDGEFYFIEVNPRVQVEHTITEMVTGIDIVQSQLLIADGEQLHGPKLGIPAQDKIACNGYAIQSRVTTEDPSNGFLPDTGKIMAYRSGGGFGVRLDAGNGYQGSVITPYYDSLLVKVSTWALTFEGAAAKMLRNLREFRIRGIKTNIAFLENVVQHRDFLSGDYNTSFIDTTPELFVFPKRKDRGTKLLSFIGETIVNGYPGLEGIKKPVYETPVIPKVNYTNPFPSGTKQILEERGADGLSQWVKEQKEVLLTDTTFRDAHQSLLATRVRTHDLTQIAEPTARLLPNLFSAEMWGGATFDVTMRFLHEDPWERLLTIRNQMPNVLLQMLLRASNAVGYTNYPDNVIKEFVDKSAAAGIDVFRIFDSLNWVEGMRLPIQAVRESGKIAEATMCYTGDILDPKRSKYDLNYYKTLAKELENAGAHILGIKDMAGLMKPEAAYQLISELKQFVNIPIHLHTHDTSGNGVLTYAKAIEAGVDIVDVAVSSMAGLTSQPSANSLYYALSGTDRRPNIDIKGLEQLSEFWEVTRKYYSGFESGMNAPDTEVYEHEMPGGQYSNLQQQAKAVGLKSRWDEVKKMYRRVNDMFGDVVKVTPSSKVVGDMALYMVQNNLTEDDVYERGDTLDFPDSVVEFFQGQLGQPYQGFPKELQQIILKGRKPITTRPGEHLEPVNFHELKETLYHKLERQVTSHDMLGYALYPKVFLEYERFRQQFGDVSVLDTPTFFFGLRLGEEIEVDIEKGKTLIVKLISVSKPQDDGTRIVYFELNGQPREVVIKDMNVKTTTTAKPKVDKSNPNQIGASMPGTVIKTLVVKGDKVKKGDHLMITEAMKMETTVQAPFDGEVKEVFVTDGEPIQTGDLLIEIKN, from the coding sequence ATGGATGGGTTAACGAACATAAAAAAGGTTCTAGTGGCTAATCGTGGAGAGATTGCCATACGTATTTTTAGAGCTTGTACGGAATTACATATTCGAACAGTAGCTATTTATTCAAAAGAAGACACGGGTTCATATCATCGCTATAAAGCAGATGAGGCTTATTTAGTTGGAGAAGGCAAAAAACCAATTGAAGCGTATCTTGATATTGAAGGTATTATTGAAGTGGCAAAACGTAATGATGTTGATGCCATTCATCCTGGCTACGGATTTTTATCTGAAAATTTACAATTCGCTAAGCGTTGTAAAGAAGAAGGGATTATTTTTATCGGCCCGGATACTGAGCACTTAGTCATGTTTGGTGACAAAGTACAAGCTCGTGAACAAGCGATTAAAGCAGACCTTCCAGTTATACCAGGAAGTGATGGCCCTGTTGAGAGTCTTGACGAAGTAAGAGAATTTGCTTCACAACATGGGTTCCCATTTATCATTAAAGCTTCTTTAGGTGGCGGCGGACGCGGAATGAGAATTGTTCGTTCTGAGGAGTCGTTAAAAGAATCGTATGACCGAGCAAAATCCGAAGCAAAATCTGCGTTCGGAAATGATGAAGTATACGTTGAAAAGTTTATTGAAAATCCAAAACATATTGAAGTTCAAATTTTAGCAGACAAGCACGGGAATATTGTTCACTTGTATGATAGAGACTGTTCCGTGCAACGTAGACACCAAAAGGTTGTTGAAATCGCCCCAAGCGTGTCACTAGATGAAGACCTTCGAATGCGTATATGTGATGCAGCAGTAAAGCTTGCAAAAAATATTAATTATATTAATGCAGGTACGGTAGAGTTTCTTGTGACTCCTGATGGAGAGTTTTATTTCATTGAAGTAAACCCTCGCGTCCAAGTGGAGCACACTATTACAGAAATGGTTACAGGTATCGACATTGTACAATCTCAGCTTCTTATTGCTGATGGAGAACAATTACATGGACCTAAATTAGGAATTCCAGCACAAGATAAAATCGCTTGTAACGGATATGCGATTCAGTCACGTGTAACGACTGAGGACCCAAGTAACGGTTTCTTGCCTGATACAGGAAAAATCATGGCGTATCGTTCAGGTGGTGGATTTGGAGTTCGTTTAGACGCAGGTAATGGATACCAAGGTTCTGTTATCACTCCTTATTACGATTCACTTCTTGTAAAGGTATCGACATGGGCATTGACATTTGAAGGTGCTGCAGCCAAAATGCTTCGAAACTTACGAGAGTTTCGTATTCGTGGGATTAAAACAAATATTGCGTTTTTAGAAAATGTTGTTCAGCACCGTGATTTCTTATCGGGTGACTATAACACATCATTTATTGATACAACGCCTGAACTATTTGTCTTTCCGAAACGTAAAGACCGTGGAACAAAGCTTTTATCATTTATTGGTGAAACGATTGTCAATGGATATCCTGGTTTAGAAGGAATTAAAAAGCCTGTTTATGAAACGCCAGTAATTCCTAAGGTGAATTATACGAATCCTTTCCCAAGTGGTACGAAGCAAATCCTTGAGGAAAGAGGAGCGGATGGACTTAGTCAATGGGTAAAAGAACAAAAAGAAGTTCTTTTAACAGATACTACATTCCGTGATGCTCATCAATCTTTACTGGCAACTCGCGTTCGTACACATGATTTAACACAAATTGCAGAGCCTACAGCTCGTCTTTTACCTAATTTATTCTCTGCAGAAATGTGGGGCGGAGCAACTTTTGATGTTACGATGAGGTTTTTACATGAAGACCCATGGGAGCGCCTGTTAACGATTCGTAACCAAATGCCAAACGTATTATTGCAAATGTTATTACGTGCTTCAAATGCAGTTGGTTATACAAATTATCCTGATAACGTGATTAAGGAATTTGTAGATAAGTCGGCAGCGGCTGGTATTGACGTATTCCGTATATTTGATAGTTTGAACTGGGTTGAAGGAATGAGATTACCGATTCAAGCGGTTCGTGAAAGCGGGAAAATTGCGGAAGCGACAATGTGTTATACAGGAGATATCCTAGATCCGAAACGTTCAAAATACGATTTGAATTATTATAAAACGTTAGCAAAAGAACTTGAAAATGCAGGTGCTCATATTTTAGGAATTAAAGATATGGCAGGTCTTATGAAACCAGAGGCAGCTTATCAGTTAATTTCGGAGCTTAAGCAATTTGTAAATATTCCAATTCATCTTCATACGCATGATACAAGTGGAAATGGAGTATTAACCTATGCAAAAGCGATAGAAGCTGGTGTTGATATCGTTGATGTAGCTGTAAGCTCAATGGCAGGTTTAACATCTCAGCCAAGTGCAAACAGTCTATACTATGCCCTATCAGGAACGGACCGTCGTCCAAATATCGACATTAAAGGTCTAGAACAACTAAGTGAATTCTGGGAAGTTACACGTAAGTATTATAGTGGCTTTGAAAGTGGGATGAATGCTCCTGATACTGAGGTTTATGAGCATGAAATGCCAGGTGGCCAATATAGTAACCTTCAGCAACAAGCGAAAGCTGTTGGTTTGAAAAGCCGTTGGGACGAAGTGAAAAAGATGTATCGCCGCGTTAACGATATGTTTGGCGATGTTGTAAAAGTAACTCCTTCTTCTAAAGTTGTTGGAGATATGGCGTTATATATGGTTCAAAATAACTTAACTGAAGATGACGTTTATGAGCGTGGAGATACGTTAGATTTCCCAGACTCTGTCGTTGAATTTTTCCAAGGCCAACTTGGTCAACCATACCAAGGATTCCCAAAAGAATTACAACAAATTATTCTAAAAGGAAGAAAGCCGATAACAACAAGGCCAGGGGAACATTTAGAACCAGTTAATTTCCACGAATTAAAAGAAACGTTATATCATAAGTTAGAACGTCAGGTAACGAGTCATGATATGCTTGGTTATGCCCTATATCCGAAAGTATTTTTAGAGTATGAGCGTTTCCGTCAACAATTCGGTGATGTTTCTGTATTAGACACCCCAACATTCTTCTTTGGCTTACGTCTAGGAGAAGAAATTGAAGTTGATATTGAAAAAGGGAAGACGCTTATCGTTAAATTAATTTCTGTATCTAAGCCACAGGATGATGGCACTCGTATTGTTTATTTCGAACTTAATGGTCAACCACGTGAAGTTGTGATTAAAGATATGAATGTTAAAACAACGACAACGGCGAAACCAAAAGTAGATAAAAGCAATCCGAACCAAATTGGGGCTTCGATGCCAGGAACTGTCATTAAGACTCTTGTAGTCAAAGGAGATAAAGTGAAAAAAGGTGACCATCTGATGATTACTGAAGCAATGAAGATGGAAACAACAGTTCAAGCTCCATTTGATGGTGAAGTGAAAGAAGTCTTTGTAACGGACGGAGAACCGATTCAAACAGGTGACCTCTTAATTGAAATCAAAAACTAA
- a CDS encoding YlaN family protein, protein MNTLTEHSEKAYALLKADAEKIQKLIEVQLENLTMPQCPLYEEVLDTQMFGLSREIDFAIRLELIEQEVGKQILADLERKLAKLHEASLNK, encoded by the coding sequence ATGAATACCCTAACAGAACATAGTGAAAAAGCATATGCCCTTCTTAAAGCTGATGCTGAGAAAATTCAAAAGTTAATTGAAGTCCAATTAGAAAATCTTACGATGCCCCAGTGTCCTCTATATGAGGAAGTATTAGATACCCAAATGTTTGGATTATCAAGAGAAATCGATTTTGCGATTCGTCTTGAACTTATCGAACAAGAAGTTGGGAAACAAATTTTAGCTGATTTAGAACGAAAGTTAGCGAAATTACATGAGGCGTCATTAAATAAATAA
- a CDS encoding PhoH family protein: MKKIYVLDTNVLLQDPNSIYAFEDNEVVIPAVVLEEVDSKKRYMDEIGRNARQFSKMMDSLRGKGKLHEGVMLENGGVLRVELNHRSFEKMKTLFADMTNDNRIIAVALNLMLEEQEKELGAGNEVILVSKDALVRVKADALGIPAEDFLNDRVVEFNNVYPGYVEIYVDTEILNRFYANQEIAISELTKHPFYPHQFIIMKNALGSSSSALGKVEPDGKKVKPFIMDSEQVWGIKARNVQQKMAFELLLREDIPLVTLIGKAGTGKTLLSLAAGLLQTEDLGIYNKLLVARPIIPVGKDIGYLPGEKEEKLRPWMQPIYDNLEYLFNAKKPGELEQILAGMGSIQVEALTYIRGRSIPDQFIIIDEAQNLTKHEVKTILTRVGERSKIVLMGDPNQIDHPYLDEYNNGLTYVVEKFKDQTISAHVKLEKGERSGLAQLAADLL; the protein is encoded by the coding sequence TTGAAAAAAATCTACGTCTTAGATACAAATGTTTTATTACAAGACCCAAATTCAATTTATGCTTTTGAGGACAATGAGGTAGTGATTCCAGCTGTAGTTTTAGAAGAGGTAGATTCAAAAAAGAGGTACATGGACGAAATCGGAAGGAATGCTAGACAATTCTCTAAAATGATGGACAGCCTACGTGGAAAAGGAAAGCTTCATGAAGGCGTTATGTTAGAGAATGGAGGAGTTCTCCGAGTGGAGTTAAACCATCGTTCTTTTGAAAAAATGAAAACTCTATTTGCTGATATGACGAATGATAATCGGATTATCGCAGTGGCCTTAAATTTAATGTTAGAAGAACAAGAAAAGGAACTTGGGGCAGGCAACGAGGTTATCTTAGTTAGTAAAGATGCGCTAGTAAGAGTTAAAGCAGATGCGCTTGGTATACCTGCAGAAGACTTTTTAAACGACCGTGTCGTAGAATTTAATAACGTCTACCCTGGTTATGTAGAAATATATGTTGATACGGAAATTCTTAATCGTTTTTACGCCAACCAAGAAATTGCCATCTCTGAATTAACGAAGCATCCGTTTTACCCTCATCAATTTATCATCATGAAAAATGCACTTGGAAGTTCTTCATCAGCGTTAGGGAAGGTAGAACCTGATGGTAAGAAGGTTAAACCTTTTATTATGGACAGTGAACAGGTGTGGGGAATTAAAGCACGTAATGTTCAACAAAAAATGGCCTTTGAGTTATTGCTTCGTGAAGATATACCGCTCGTCACACTTATTGGAAAAGCAGGTACAGGAAAAACCCTTTTATCCTTAGCTGCCGGATTATTACAGACTGAAGATTTAGGGATTTATAATAAATTGCTTGTAGCACGACCTATTATTCCTGTCGGAAAGGACATCGGTTATCTCCCAGGAGAAAAGGAAGAGAAACTTCGTCCATGGATGCAACCAATTTATGATAACCTCGAATACTTGTTTAACGCAAAAAAACCAGGTGAATTAGAACAAATCCTCGCAGGGATGGGTTCTATACAAGTGGAAGCATTAACATATATAAGAGGAAGAAGCATTCCAGATCAATTTATCATTATTGATGAAGCCCAAAATTTAACGAAACATGAAGTCAAAACGATTTTAACTAGGGTTGGTGAACGGAGTAAGATCGTTTTAATGGGAGACCCGAATCAAATCGACCACCCTTATTTAGATGAATACAACAATGGCCTAACATATGTCGTTGAAAAATTTAAAGACCAAACAATAAGTGCTCATGTAAAATTAGAAAAAGGCGAGAGATCCGGTCTAGCTCAGCTAGCGGCTGATTTATTATAA
- a CDS encoding YlaH-like family protein has translation MGGEQPQVDINPNDLSMFAALVQIDQNHVVGFWLLYAIVVITSIVVYNLGFARKLPILKSAVVYIALLVGCIPITIFAIGMPVVESLLVAAAVLGLYRFRLAKHKKEKEQTEAEG, from the coding sequence ATGGGAGGAGAACAGCCGCAAGTTGATATAAATCCAAATGATTTATCCATGTTTGCAGCTCTTGTACAAATCGACCAAAATCATGTAGTTGGATTTTGGCTTTTGTACGCCATAGTGGTAATCACATCAATTGTTGTCTATAATTTAGGATTTGCAAGAAAGCTACCTATATTAAAATCAGCCGTTGTCTATATTGCCTTACTTGTGGGGTGTATCCCGATTACCATTTTTGCAATCGGAATGCCTGTCGTAGAGTCTTTATTAGTAGCAGCAGCGGTGTTAGGATTATATCGGTTTCGTCTAGCAAAGCATAAAAAAGAAAAAGAACAAACAGAAGCAGAAGGGTGA
- a CDS encoding YlaI family protein: MRVKCVLCDKIDNIEDYSPLAKKLRNRPIHTYMCPDCQGRVTEKTEERIASGNFKLYRKKKDENDW; this comes from the coding sequence ATGAGAGTAAAATGTGTTCTGTGCGATAAAATAGACAATATTGAAGATTACAGCCCATTAGCTAAAAAGCTTAGAAATAGACCGATTCATACGTATATGTGTCCTGACTGTCAAGGCAGAGTTACAGAAAAGACAGAAGAGCGCATAGCTAGTGGTAATTTCAAGCTATATCGAAAGAAAAAAGATGAGAATGATTGGTAG
- a CDS encoding YktB family protein yields MSFTGFSSEDFNVFSIEGLEARMEGIQTIIQPKFKAIGEELTDDLSMLTGSEMNLHIAKHARRTVNPPKDTWLAFCHDKRGYKKHPHFQIGLFDDHLFIWLAFIYELPNKSEIAQRLLENIDEVRNLIPDDYVISMDHMQKAATPVKSLTTEDLEEKLRRFRDVKKAEFLIGRHFSPQDPTIRDGQQFIQIAKETYATLVPLYKKAFSY; encoded by the coding sequence ATGTCGTTTACAGGTTTTAGTTCTGAAGACTTTAATGTATTTTCTATAGAAGGACTCGAAGCAAGGATGGAAGGAATTCAAACGATAATTCAACCAAAATTTAAAGCTATAGGTGAAGAATTAACGGATGACCTCTCTATGTTAACAGGATCTGAGATGAATCTTCATATCGCCAAACATGCCCGAAGAACCGTAAATCCTCCAAAGGACACTTGGTTAGCGTTTTGTCATGATAAACGAGGGTATAAAAAACATCCACATTTTCAAATTGGACTATTTGATGACCATCTTTTCATTTGGCTTGCCTTTATTTATGAATTACCTAATAAAAGTGAGATCGCTCAAAGATTACTTGAAAACATTGATGAGGTTAGAAACTTAATCCCTGATGATTATGTGATCTCAATGGACCATATGCAAAAGGCTGCAACACCTGTAAAAAGTTTGACTACTGAAGATTTAGAAGAAAAGTTACGCCGTTTTCGTGATGTGAAAAAAGCAGAGTTTCTAATCGGAAGACATTTTTCACCACAGGACCCTACCATCCGAGACGGACAACAGTTTATTCAAATTGCCAAAGAGACCTATGCAACCCTAGTTCCTCTTTATAAAAAAGCATTTTCTTATTAG
- a CDS encoding DUF5325 family protein, translated as MKKENILFLLLAIITVACIMAIAIAIAERSILIAIFAIVGIAIAGGIGSILRRKVQEAEKI; from the coding sequence GTGAAAAAAGAAAACATCTTATTTTTATTGTTAGCCATTATTACGGTTGCTTGTATTATGGCCATTGCAATAGCTATTGCTGAACGAAGCATCCTCATTGCAATCTTCGCCATCGTTGGAATTGCTATTGCCGGTGGCATTGGCTCGATTCTTAGAAGAAAAGTACAGGAAGCAGAGAAAATATAA
- a CDS encoding pyridoxamine 5'-phosphate oxidase family protein, translated as MANQVEPKLTDELLPLLQSERFITLATVDHETGSPNVSAISWVFAPDNGSVRFSVDNRSRIVENIRKHAGVVITLIGNGSTYSVAGDAKVLVEKMDDVPLKLALVEITVKEVRDAMFYGARISQEPKYEKTYDAEAAAKLDKQVMEAMKKA; from the coding sequence ATGGCAAATCAAGTAGAACCAAAATTAACAGACGAACTATTACCGTTGTTGCAATCAGAGCGTTTTATAACACTTGCTACGGTTGACCATGAAACAGGGTCTCCTAACGTAAGTGCAATTTCTTGGGTATTTGCTCCAGATAATGGTTCTGTTAGGTTTTCAGTAGATAATCGTTCTCGAATTGTAGAAAACATTCGCAAACATGCAGGTGTCGTCATCACGCTAATCGGAAATGGCTCTACATATTCTGTGGCAGGAGATGCTAAAGTCCTTGTAGAAAAAATGGATGATGTACCATTAAAACTTGCATTAGTAGAAATTACAGTAAAAGAAGTTAGAGATGCTATGTTCTATGGTGCAAGAATTTCTCAAGAACCTAAATATGAGAAAACATATGATGCAGAAGCTGCAGCAAAATTAGATAAGCAAGTAATGGAAGCGATGAAAAAAGCATAA
- a CDS encoding inositol monophosphatase family protein — MRAEIKDEIYKHAISWVKEAGTLLKKSLTKELKVEWKSNPDDLVTEMDRAIEAFLVSKISSQYPTHSILGEEGTNEGLQSEENTIWIIDPIDGTTNFVHQQFNFAISVAVFSKGKGEIGLIYDVMSDELFHVNRGQGAFLNEDKLNSLEKVEIEKAIISLNARWLFETNAYREQLTDIAVAVRGVRAYGSAALELAYVAAGRVDGYISMYLAPWDFAAGLVLLDEVGGIYTNINGEPLPLLNKNSIFAGKPGFHQEMLGKLNRKV, encoded by the coding sequence GTGAGAGCGGAAATCAAAGATGAAATATACAAGCATGCAATTTCCTGGGTTAAAGAGGCCGGGACATTATTAAAAAAGTCACTTACGAAAGAACTAAAAGTAGAGTGGAAGTCAAATCCTGATGATTTAGTTACTGAGATGGACCGGGCCATAGAAGCATTTTTGGTATCAAAAATTTCCTCACAGTATCCGACTCATTCCATTTTAGGGGAAGAGGGAACGAATGAAGGTCTCCAAAGTGAAGAAAATACAATTTGGATTATCGATCCGATTGATGGAACAACTAATTTTGTTCATCAACAATTTAACTTTGCAATCTCAGTTGCCGTCTTTTCAAAAGGAAAAGGAGAAATAGGACTTATTTATGATGTGATGAGTGATGAACTGTTCCATGTGAACAGAGGACAAGGCGCATTTTTAAATGAAGACAAGTTAAACTCTTTAGAAAAGGTAGAGATCGAAAAAGCAATTATTAGCTTAAATGCTAGATGGTTATTTGAAACCAATGCTTACCGTGAACAATTAACTGACATTGCGGTTGCAGTTCGAGGTGTCCGTGCTTACGGGTCAGCTGCTCTTGAACTAGCCTATGTAGCTGCAGGTAGAGTTGATGGGTATATTAGTATGTATTTAGCTCCTTGGGATTTTGCAGCAGGACTAGTGTTACTTGATGAAGTTGGTGGAATATATACAAATATAAACGGAGAACCTTTGCCATTATTGAATAAAAATTCAATATTTGCAGGAAAGCCGGGATTTCATCAAGAAATGTTGGGTAAATTAAATCGTAAGGTATAA